TAGTTAGTGATTAATTGTTAACTGCAATGAAGAATTAGCAATTAACATCGTAAGAATCACTCGTTTTGACAATTAACTCTTGACAAAATCTTATTTATATTTACGCCTAGTGACGCAGTTTCTCAACTAGGCTATTGATAATTTAGCTTACTCTTAATTCTGCACGATTAACTTAATGAATGGTTATGAATTTTATCACTTTTAATCTATGTTTACGCTTTTTAATTAATCTCTTGTTAAGTATTGCTAAGACAGTCAATAAGCAATACAGTAGATCAGTTGAGCTTAAAATACTTAGGAGTAGCTAAGTATTATGTAGCAAAATATTTACAATGTAAACTCAAGAATATCAAAATCCGATTTTACTCTAAACTTACTTGTATAGGCGGGCAACAGGCAATAACAACAAGGAAAGCAGTCGACTTCAGTTATCCCAGAAAAAACAAATTCTTAATACTTAGTTTATTTAACAATTTTTATTTTCAATAGATTACTTCATAAACCAGATGTTTGATTAAGAAAATATAATTATGCTATTAGTTATTTTTCTATATATCAAAAATACTCATTCATAAATTTGGCGTTGCATATACAAAAAAGGTAAACGCAGAGGTAAACTGTAAGCGCATTTGTGTAAAGTGTGGTCGTCAATTTATCGATGTTTACAGTCCACCAAAAGAGTACTCAGATGAAATCAAGCAAGAATGTTCAAGGCCATACGTTAATGGCATGGGATTTCAAGCCATTAAGGGTGACATTTGGGCAAACCCTGGTATCAATTGCACTACAAATATTCCAAACAGCCTGATCAAAGTCATTCAGCTTTAGTGCAGGCGGTGAAAGGTCTAATACTAAATAGGCACGCGGTAGTCTTGTTTCAAGATTCTGGAATAGCCTATTAATCAATAGTTTGAATCCAAAATCCGTCTTGAAAAGGTTTGAAGTTCCCTCTAAAACGCTGCTTTGTAGACGCGCTTTGCGCGGCTTCAAGGTAGAGTACGGAAGAAACCTCCGCACCCCAGCCTTAAGCCACTCCGTGTCTACAAACTTTTCGCAAAATCCAAAATTGGTATAACTGCTGTCCGACTGAAACCCAACTGGGACAGGATTATCGTTTATTATCAATAAATGACAGAAGTTTGGTATTTTGCTGAGCTGTAACTGAAGGATGTAACCAAAATGGCACAGCTACTAGCAAACAAAACAATCCCAGTCTTAACTAAATTAAGTTAGCTTTAATTTTTTGGTAGTCTTTTTCATTTTTTGCCATTTTTGTTGCAGTCTCTGCAAATCAGGAGTATAACTACCATAACGCCAGCTTACATAGGCTTGGGAGATTTCGTCTATCACCTCTGCCGTTGTTATCGCATGATGTTGGTATAAAATTCTGGCATACTCTAGCGGTGTTTGGGCTGGGTGTTTAGCTAAACCTTGTTTACTTGTCCAACGCAACATTTGCTGATACAGACGTTCCATTGGTGGTAATTTCTTCAAAGCCGAGTGATAGCGCCACTCTCGCCATCTATCCCAGCCTAACCAACTTAAGAAAGCTACTGTTGTGGCAAAAATTAAGCCAGTGAAAACACCCAGCCATCCCTGGTAAAATAGCGAAACAAACCAAGAAAAAGCTTTGCTAATCCAGGTAAATATAGCCCCAAATACATAATTCAGCAAACCCGTTACAGGAGAGGGTAGCCAGCCTGCAACCCAATTCCAAAATAGCCGCAATGTGTTAAAAGTCTGCTCATCTTCTACTGAAGGAGGAATTAGAGGGTGGTTGGGAATAGGGTCAAACGCAAACCAGCCATATTTGGGAAAATATACCTCTGTCATGACATAGGCGTCGGTGTTGCGGACGATGTACATTCCCGTAAAAGGATTAAACTCTCCTGACGCGAACCCCGCTACCAAGCGTGCGGGAATGCCAATGGAACGTAGCATTACCGTTAAGACTGTAGAGAAATGGTCTGGATAGCCACCTTTATGTTTGAATAAAAAAGCTTCTACTAAGTCTTCGTTTTCACTCAAATAAGGTAAATCTAGGGGATTTTCCGGAGTTTTATAGTTTTGTTTGAGATACTGAGCTAAATAAAGTGCTTTTTCGTAAGTAGGCTCTAGTGATTTATTTGACTGTGCAACTCTTTTTTGGTTGTAGTTAGCTAGAATCTCTTCTGTAAGTTCACGTACTTTTGTGGCAGTTTCCGGCGGAACTTGTAGGTAGTAATTTTTAATACTCTGCGGATATTTATTGGAAGTTTTGCCTAACAAAGTCCGATCGCGATAGGGAACTTGGGAAATAACTGTGTAGGTCATGCCTTCTGATAATCCTACAGGCGATCGCAACCCGTCTTCTTGATCCACAGCTAATACGGGTGTCGGGAAGTAAATTTCTTTGGGAAATGCCATTGCTGGAATCAGGTTTGGCAAATCAGACACCACTGTGTAAGTCTGGATAATTTCTTTAGTTTGAGCCGCACTGATTGGCGGGTCAAGAAAAATTTGGTAAGACCAAGGCGATCGCTGCAAGCGTTTGACTTGATCATTACGGGAAACTTCCCAGCCTTTACCTGTGTAGCGATCAAAGGCTAGCACTCGCCAGAAACCTGGTGCTTGCGATCGCACCCGCATAACTATTTTGGGTGTCATCTCTCCACGCAAGTTCTGGTTGATCTGGCTATTAAAACCATAATAAAAGCTACTATCTACTTTCCCTGGTTGACCAGTTTGGCTGTTGCTAGTACTACTGTTACTATTACCTTGATTGTTAGGATTACCTTGGCGGACATAGCCAGGGTTAATAATATTACGTCCTGTAAATTCGTCTGTAGTCTGAATCGGGCTGCTGACCGGAAACATCCGCAATTGATAACCGGGTAGGCGGGGTAAAAGGGCAAATATTACTAGCCCTAAGCCCACTATGATCACAAAATTAAATATGAAAAATTTTAAATTAAAAACCGAGGAATTCCCCTGTGTAGAGGAATTCCTCAAAATTTGTTCATTATGAGTATTTAATTGCTCTAATCCAAGTCGTGAACGGTAATCTACTACTAAAGTGGGCAGGGCGATCGCTAAAAATAACAGTAATATTGGCGCAAACGCTAGAGTTTGACTCAGCGTTGCTGCCACACCCAGCAGAATTAATCCAATTAGAATTGAGTAACTCAAGTCTTTGCGACGAGGAACATCAAAGCAATGCAGCACCTGGAGTTGAATTAATAGTTCTGCTAAAGCTAGTCGTGTATCATTCAGTTCTCCTAACAATCGCCCTAAGAAAGCACCTAGTGCTACTAACATTCCTATGGCAATACAGAATTTAACTGGGATATTGCGATCGCGGCGACGATAATAACTCCAAATTGCACCTAATATCGATAGTGGTACTGCCCAGAAACTAGACCAAGTTTCAGCAGCAATATCCGTCGCCACAATACCCACAATTACCAACGCTAGCACTAGCACCCGCAAGGTAATTGAATCTTCCACTTCTGCTGTTACAGGCGACTGGAGGATATTTTGCCGCCAGTCATCACCCAAAGGTAGACGCCAAAGCCAATTCATCCTGGAAAAGTTAAACATTTCGATCTAAAAAGCAGCGGATGGGTACATAAGCAAAGCGATAATAGTAGACGCTACTGACGCAAAACGAGCGAGGTCAAATTAACCTCTCTCGTGTTACAAATCTCCTCACTGTAGCTGCCTGTAGACGCCCTAATAACCGCTTTTTAAAAAATGGGAACTCTTTCAAAACCAGGATGATATTCATTTCATAACAAAGGCTATTATCAAGTTTCAGTGCTAGCGATCGCTAACTATTGAGTTATTTTGTGGGAATAATTACAAACAACAAAGGCTGCTGGTCTATTTCTTTCAACTCAACCATTAAGGTATAAGCCTCATCAAGTTGAGTACAGCATAATTCCACACTTAAACAACCTGGACTAGAAGACTCTGCCCTGGCT
Above is a genomic segment from Fischerella sp. JS2 containing:
- a CDS encoding DUF3488 and DUF4129 domain-containing transglutaminase family protein — its product is MNWLWRLPLGDDWRQNILQSPVTAEVEDSITLRVLVLALVIVGIVATDIAAETWSSFWAVPLSILGAIWSYYRRRDRNIPVKFCIAIGMLVALGAFLGRLLGELNDTRLALAELLIQLQVLHCFDVPRRKDLSYSILIGLILLGVAATLSQTLAFAPILLLFLAIALPTLVVDYRSRLGLEQLNTHNEQILRNSSTQGNSSVFNLKFFIFNFVIIVGLGLVIFALLPRLPGYQLRMFPVSSPIQTTDEFTGRNIINPGYVRQGNPNNQGNSNSSTSNSQTGQPGKVDSSFYYGFNSQINQNLRGEMTPKIVMRVRSQAPGFWRVLAFDRYTGKGWEVSRNDQVKRLQRSPWSYQIFLDPPISAAQTKEIIQTYTVVSDLPNLIPAMAFPKEIYFPTPVLAVDQEDGLRSPVGLSEGMTYTVISQVPYRDRTLLGKTSNKYPQSIKNYYLQVPPETATKVRELTEEILANYNQKRVAQSNKSLEPTYEKALYLAQYLKQNYKTPENPLDLPYLSENEDLVEAFLFKHKGGYPDHFSTVLTVMLRSIGIPARLVAGFASGEFNPFTGMYIVRNTDAYVMTEVYFPKYGWFAFDPIPNHPLIPPSVEDEQTFNTLRLFWNWVAGWLPSPVTGLLNYVFGAIFTWISKAFSWFVSLFYQGWLGVFTGLIFATTVAFLSWLGWDRWREWRYHSALKKLPPMERLYQQMLRWTSKQGLAKHPAQTPLEYARILYQHHAITTAEVIDEISQAYVSWRYGSYTPDLQRLQQKWQKMKKTTKKLKLT